From Pseudomonas sp. StFLB209, a single genomic window includes:
- a CDS encoding sensor domain-containing diguanylate cyclase: MNERIDIKELHWLLAVTQNIDVGIVVLDRDLQVQVWNTFMENRSGVIPFEAIGKSFFELFPELNRAWFSKKVDNVITLGTPAFTIWEQRPYLVRFKNYQPITGQEEFMYQNTSLFPLRGTNNQISHTCLVIYDVTDVAANRHQLLNANRQLQKLSSTDRLTGLNNRGHWEEALKQEYARHSRYGSQTSLVMLDIDHFKHVNDSWGHQVGDQVLQAMAEVVRAQVRGADIAGRYGGEEFVVLLPDTDKEGARIFAERLRTAVEALEVKHEGQSIRCTISLGVADLSKPSNGYKALIEWADQALYQSKKNGRNRVTVQD, encoded by the coding sequence ATGAACGAGCGTATCGATATCAAAGAGCTTCACTGGCTACTGGCGGTCACTCAGAACATTGATGTGGGCATTGTCGTGCTGGACCGCGACCTGCAAGTGCAGGTCTGGAACACGTTCATGGAAAACCGCTCCGGAGTGATTCCGTTCGAGGCCATCGGCAAGTCGTTCTTCGAGCTGTTTCCGGAACTCAACCGGGCCTGGTTCAGCAAGAAGGTCGATAACGTCATCACCTTGGGCACGCCTGCATTCACCATTTGGGAACAGCGGCCGTACCTGGTGCGCTTCAAGAACTACCAGCCGATCACCGGCCAGGAAGAGTTCATGTACCAGAACACCAGCCTGTTTCCGTTGCGTGGCACCAACAACCAGATCAGCCACACCTGCCTGGTGATCTATGACGTCACTGACGTGGCGGCCAACCGGCATCAACTGCTCAACGCCAACCGCCAGTTGCAGAAGCTTTCCAGCACCGACCGGCTGACTGGCCTGAACAACCGCGGCCACTGGGAAGAAGCGCTCAAACAGGAATACGCCCGGCACAGTCGCTACGGTTCACAGACCTCGCTGGTGATGCTCGACATCGATCACTTCAAGCACGTCAACGACAGCTGGGGGCATCAGGTGGGCGATCAGGTGCTGCAGGCGATGGCCGAGGTGGTCCGTGCTCAGGTACGCGGTGCCGATATAGCCGGCCGTTATGGCGGTGAAGAGTTCGTCGTGCTGCTGCCCGACACCGACAAGGAAGGCGCGCGTATCTTTGCCGAGCGCTTGCGCACGGCGGTTGAAGCGCTTGAGGTGAAACACGAAGGCCAGAGCATTCGCTGCACGATCAGCCTGGGCGTGGCTGACCTCAGCAAACCGAGCAACGGTTACAAAGCCTTGATCGAATGGGCCGACCAGGCGCTGTACCAGTCGAAGAAAAACGGCCGCAACCGGGTGACGGTGCAGGATTGA
- a CDS encoding response regulator, with protein sequence MPTIALLICDDSNMARKQLLRALPEDWDVSVTMATNGLEGLDAIRRGQGEVVLLDLTMPVMDGYQTLAAIRSEQLAAKVVVVSGDVQDEAVRRVMELGALAFLKKPADPTELQATLSRLALLGPPAVKAPHIVAGADGRISFQDAMRETVNVAMGRAAALLAKVLGVFVQLPVPNVNMLEVGELHMALADAQRGQRLTAVCQGYIGGGIAGEALLLLHDSEVADIARLMQRDSTDYTDMEMLLDLSTLVIGACLSGIGEQIDVPFSLGHPQILGQQGGIDDLIDVNQKRWKKTLAVEVSYSVEGHNIHFDLLMLFTEDSVERLTNKLAYMMS encoded by the coding sequence ATGCCCACGATAGCGCTACTGATCTGCGATGACTCGAACATGGCGCGCAAGCAGTTACTCCGGGCCTTGCCTGAAGACTGGGATGTGTCGGTGACCATGGCCACCAACGGGCTTGAAGGCCTCGATGCCATACGCCGGGGGCAGGGCGAGGTGGTTCTGCTGGACCTGACCATGCCGGTGATGGACGGCTATCAGACCCTGGCAGCGATCCGTTCGGAGCAACTGGCGGCCAAGGTCGTTGTGGTGTCCGGGGATGTCCAGGACGAAGCGGTGCGGCGAGTGATGGAGCTGGGCGCCCTGGCATTTCTGAAAAAGCCTGCTGACCCCACCGAGCTGCAAGCGACCCTGAGTCGCCTGGCGCTGTTGGGCCCGCCTGCCGTCAAGGCGCCGCATATCGTTGCTGGCGCCGATGGCCGGATCAGCTTTCAGGATGCCATGCGCGAGACGGTCAACGTCGCCATGGGCCGTGCCGCGGCGTTGCTGGCCAAGGTGCTGGGGGTGTTCGTGCAACTGCCGGTACCCAACGTCAATATGCTTGAGGTGGGCGAGTTGCACATGGCCCTGGCCGATGCTCAGCGTGGTCAGCGGCTGACCGCCGTGTGCCAGGGTTACATCGGCGGCGGTATTGCCGGTGAAGCCTTGTTGCTGTTGCATGACTCGGAGGTCGCCGACATCGCCCGGCTGATGCAGCGAGACTCCACCGATTACACCGACATGGAAATGCTTCTGGACCTCTCGACTCTGGTGATCGGTGCCTGCCTGAGCGGTATCGGTGAGCAGATCGACGTGCCGTTTTCGCTGGGCCACCCGCAGATTCTTGGTCAGCAGGGCGGCATCGACGACCTGATCGACGTCAACCAGAAACGCTGGAAGAAGACCCTGGCCGTCGAGGTCAGCTACAGCGTTGAAGGACACAATATTCACTTCGATCTGTTGATGTTGTTCACCGAAGACTCGGTCGAGCGGCTCACGAACAAACTTGCCTACATGATGAGCTGA
- a CDS encoding NfrA family protein, with the protein MKRALLPLMASLALLPASVMAEVLPLALSGPAYHLANEAYLAYDRKDYDQAVAKAREALRQRPDVSELNDLVKLALRDKDRRDHPERYPDARPKPGYLAGNQSLREYRNGHYDAAARAALKAISQAPENLDYRLMLIEALQRQQKLEQAHAATTEAIATLGPQPELVRRRQAIEEQQSVVIAAKGYEALAQGDNDKAVSLAHDVVQRYPQNVAYRRLLVSALIAHQQYEAARAAASEALALQGNDATLLAQRGQLRQRLGDDAGARQDYAQALAVGNLPDRERAALYAAMGQPDTALRYLQQARAKGELQAGDEVQIAYFLSQAGEQDQALATFRQVDRSTGLKPVDLRNAAYTAQRSGNDVQAIAYFERVLDYQRAGTLDMSEQEVFDTRRSVADLSRQWSLTNTSTYRGASTSSGLGGAPGASNDSLQNSTEVAWRPLGYNNARFFELYGRLTDTLWSKDDNDTGRDALQGALGIRFKPLSAYNVMLALERTFPLAGSNVDGDWLVRLGYGSSIGTDLRVDKPSWWTSQLYMEAGRYLQNRRNYFNSEWQIGRSIRLDRISRRLVIFPHIVAAADYDSKMRSQVDDLGRQRSSSGNAGGVGVGVGVRYWMRETRSKAPQSYIDLSLQYRERVFGDDRAEGVFARFTYSW; encoded by the coding sequence ATGAAGCGCGCACTGCTGCCGTTAATGGCAAGCCTGGCCCTGCTGCCGGCCAGCGTCATGGCCGAAGTCCTGCCGCTGGCCTTGAGCGGCCCGGCGTATCACCTGGCCAACGAGGCTTACCTGGCCTATGACCGCAAAGATTACGACCAGGCGGTCGCCAAAGCCCGTGAAGCCCTGCGCCAGCGTCCTGATGTGAGCGAGCTGAACGATCTGGTCAAACTGGCGCTACGTGACAAGGATCGCCGCGACCACCCCGAGCGATACCCCGATGCACGGCCAAAACCCGGTTATCTGGCCGGTAATCAGTCGCTGCGCGAATACCGCAACGGCCATTACGATGCCGCCGCCAGGGCTGCACTCAAGGCCATCAGCCAAGCGCCTGAAAACCTCGACTATCGGCTGATGCTGATCGAAGCCCTGCAACGCCAGCAGAAGCTGGAGCAAGCCCACGCAGCCACCACCGAGGCCATCGCAACATTGGGGCCGCAACCGGAGCTGGTGCGCCGCCGACAGGCGATCGAAGAACAGCAGTCGGTAGTGATTGCCGCCAAAGGCTACGAGGCTCTGGCCCAGGGTGACAACGACAAGGCAGTGAGCCTGGCCCATGATGTGGTGCAGCGCTATCCGCAGAACGTCGCGTACCGGCGCTTGCTGGTCAGTGCCCTGATCGCCCATCAGCAATACGAAGCGGCCCGCGCCGCCGCCAGCGAAGCCTTGGCCCTGCAAGGCAATGACGCCACGCTACTGGCCCAGCGCGGGCAGCTGCGCCAGCGCCTGGGCGACGACGCCGGCGCGCGCCAGGACTACGCCCAGGCGCTCGCCGTAGGCAACTTGCCCGACCGTGAACGCGCGGCGCTGTATGCGGCCATGGGCCAACCCGATACAGCGCTTCGCTATCTGCAACAGGCCCGGGCCAAGGGCGAGCTACAGGCCGGCGACGAAGTGCAGATTGCCTACTTCCTCAGCCAGGCCGGCGAGCAGGATCAAGCTTTGGCGACGTTTCGCCAGGTGGACCGCAGTACCGGCCTTAAACCGGTCGACCTGCGCAACGCGGCCTATACCGCACAGCGCAGTGGCAATGACGTGCAGGCGATTGCCTACTTCGAGCGGGTGCTCGATTACCAGCGGGCCGGCACGCTGGACATGAGCGAACAGGAGGTCTTCGACACCCGTCGCTCGGTCGCCGACCTGTCACGGCAATGGAGCCTGACCAACACCAGCACTTACCGCGGCGCCAGCACCAGCAGCGGTCTGGGCGGCGCACCGGGGGCCAGCAACGACAGCCTGCAAAACAGCACCGAAGTGGCCTGGCGCCCGCTGGGCTACAACAATGCGCGGTTCTTCGAGCTGTACGGTCGGCTGACCGACACACTGTGGAGCAAGGACGACAACGACACCGGTCGCGATGCCTTGCAAGGCGCGCTGGGGATCCGCTTCAAGCCGTTGTCGGCGTACAACGTGATGCTGGCCCTGGAGCGCACCTTCCCGCTGGCCGGCTCGAATGTCGACGGCGACTGGCTGGTGCGCCTGGGCTACGGCTCAAGCATCGGCACCGACCTGCGGGTCGACAAACCCAGCTGGTGGACCTCCCAACTGTATATGGAGGCCGGGCGCTACCTGCAGAACAGGCGCAACTACTTCAACAGCGAATGGCAGATCGGCCGCAGCATTCGTCTGGACCGTATCAGCCGCCGGCTGGTGATTTTCCCGCACATCGTGGCGGCCGCCGACTACGACTCGAAGATGCGCAGCCAGGTCGATGACCTGGGCCGCCAGCGCAGCTCATCCGGCAACGCCGGCGGCGTCGGAGTCGGTGTCGGGGTGCGCTACTGGATGCGTGAAACTCGTAGCAAGGCACCACAGTCCTACATTGACCTGTCGTTGCAATATCGCGAGCGGGTCTTCGGTGACGATCGCGCCGAAGGCGTCTTCGCTCGCTTTACCTACTCGTGGTGA
- a CDS encoding cellulose biosynthesis cyclic di-GMP-binding regulatory protein BcsB, producing the protein MKSIPAGALSALAWGASLFVLAPNLTLAADSPLTQAIARLNSDLRQDREIRLAELGIKAPIILGSTDARRELYLPVPAGVPLLDASLKFDASYLNGEGGRNTLLLSLDGYPVRAQGLNEAQGDASVSLGVDKAPRDSGSVRLGVAWSSIVSRDLCEDERVIGNVLRIEPDTRLQYSYDAGQLRDIGAAWNALPGKPGVLVAPGSLSAQSYDAVWRLGVALERIGKQAQILPLRAVGDQLDLSALNIPAALRNVPAFASLAGQGRYTLKTPAEVGALLVLGQTPNVQADLAIDDAQLLKAINLALDALQAEVQSLDGQAAAALTQWRQRHIGAGLGALGKNEARLALVGARPMLLIAPDATVKAMSLFNSAWNKLARNRQLTIAEAQLPLSEDGRLALSRLGGSPGGLQVLAKSDWSATFPLGNVAYDGRLPVKAVVDLASSPGASSTAPVASVFLNDYLIGAAQLVSDGHKQRIEARIPAYALGSRNVLRVSFQRQPVSNRCLETPQAFPVTVLPTSHIVLKDSTPGSDFAGMAARFAKNSQILVPQAWLEQPASSLPTLIKIADAAGISPLRAQLKVQADGKAAVAPDQTFLAFELPIKDSDAAVQVDDQGRLLINHKQQRLLDLQQLDGMAALQVVTSGGQQGLVYRTLGSHAPQFDESLLLTRGNASILGSEGVLSTFDTHDPSGSQLIDADEPRGLEAWRQPSLLWLIPGALLLLVVILLAGRRARRQRQ; encoded by the coding sequence ATGAAGTCCATCCCTGCGGGCGCTCTCAGCGCCCTGGCCTGGGGTGCGAGCCTGTTTGTGCTCGCCCCCAACCTGACCCTGGCCGCCGACAGCCCGCTGACCCAGGCCATTGCCCGGCTCAACAGTGATCTGCGCCAGGACCGCGAGATCCGCCTGGCGGAACTGGGCATCAAGGCGCCCATCATCCTGGGCTCGACCGATGCGCGACGTGAGCTGTACCTGCCGGTACCGGCCGGCGTGCCGCTGCTCGATGCCAGCCTGAAGTTCGATGCCAGTTACCTGAATGGCGAAGGCGGCCGCAACACCCTGTTGTTGTCGCTCGATGGCTACCCGGTGCGCGCCCAAGGCCTGAACGAAGCCCAAGGCGATGCCAGCGTCAGTCTGGGCGTCGACAAGGCGCCGCGTGACAGTGGTTCGGTGCGGCTGGGCGTGGCTTGGTCGTCGATCGTTTCCCGGGATCTATGCGAAGACGAACGGGTCATCGGCAACGTGCTGCGCATCGAGCCCGACACCCGCTTGCAGTACAGCTACGACGCCGGTCAATTGCGTGATATCGGCGCGGCCTGGAACGCCTTGCCTGGCAAACCCGGCGTGCTGGTCGCGCCCGGCAGCCTGAGCGCGCAGAGCTACGACGCGGTCTGGCGCCTGGGGGTGGCGCTGGAGCGCATTGGCAAGCAGGCGCAGATTCTGCCGTTGCGCGCCGTGGGCGATCAGCTTGATCTGAGCGCCCTGAATATCCCTGCAGCGCTGCGCAACGTGCCGGCTTTCGCCAGCCTGGCAGGCCAGGGCCGCTATACCCTCAAGACCCCCGCCGAAGTGGGTGCCCTGCTGGTGCTGGGCCAGACCCCGAATGTGCAGGCTGATCTGGCGATTGACGATGCGCAGCTGCTCAAGGCCATCAACCTGGCCCTGGACGCCTTGCAGGCCGAAGTCCAGAGCCTGGATGGTCAGGCCGCTGCCGCGCTGACCCAGTGGCGCCAACGGCATATCGGCGCAGGCCTCGGCGCGTTGGGCAAGAACGAAGCGCGCCTGGCGCTGGTCGGTGCCCGGCCGATGCTGCTGATCGCCCCCGACGCCACGGTCAAGGCCATGAGCCTGTTCAACTCGGCGTGGAACAAACTGGCCCGCAATCGTCAGTTGACCATTGCCGAAGCGCAACTGCCATTGAGCGAGGACGGGCGTCTGGCCCTGTCACGTCTGGGCGGCTCACCGGGTGGTTTGCAAGTGCTGGCCAAGAGTGACTGGAGCGCCACTTTCCCGTTGGGCAACGTTGCCTATGACGGCCGCCTGCCGGTCAAGGCGGTGGTCGATCTGGCCAGTTCACCGGGCGCTTCAAGTACCGCACCGGTGGCCTCGGTGTTTCTCAACGATTACCTGATCGGCGCCGCACAACTGGTCAGCGATGGCCACAAGCAACGCATCGAGGCGCGGATTCCGGCTTATGCGCTGGGCTCGCGTAACGTGCTGCGCGTGTCGTTCCAGCGCCAGCCAGTCAGCAACCGTTGCCTGGAAACCCCGCAGGCGTTTCCAGTCACGGTGCTGCCCACCAGCCATATCGTCCTGAAAGACAGCACGCCGGGCAGCGACTTCGCCGGCATGGCCGCACGCTTTGCCAAAAACAGCCAGATCCTGGTACCGCAAGCCTGGCTGGAGCAACCCGCCAGCAGCCTGCCAACCCTGATCAAGATCGCCGACGCGGCCGGCATCTCGCCACTGCGTGCGCAGCTCAAGGTGCAGGCCGACGGCAAGGCCGCGGTGGCCCCAGACCAGACGTTTCTGGCCTTCGAATTGCCCATCAAGGACAGCGATGCCGCTGTGCAGGTCGACGACCAGGGCCGCTTGCTGATCAACCACAAGCAGCAACGCCTGCTTGACCTGCAACAGCTGGACGGCATGGCCGCCCTGCAAGTGGTCACGTCCGGCGGTCAGCAGGGCCTGGTGTATCGCACCCTGGGCAGCCATGCCCCGCAGTTCGATGAGTCACTGCTGCTGACCCGCGGCAACGCCTCGATACTGGGTTCTGAAGGTGTGCTGTCGACCTTCGACACGCACGACCCCAGCGGCAGTCAGTTGATCGACGCCGACGAGCCACGCGGCCTGGAGGCCTGGCGTCAGCCGTCACTGCTGTGGCTGATCCCCGGTGCCCTGCTGTTGCTCGTCGTCATCCTGCTGGCCGGCCGCCGCGCCCGCCGTCAACGCCAGTAA
- a CDS encoding RNA-guided endonuclease InsQ/TnpB family protein — MNATRTLKVRVRDKHAAQLREASRAVNFVWNYVNELSCRSIREHGRFLSAFDIHKYTNGAGKDLGLHSQSVQAVADEYVTRRKQFKKRQLRWRCSGGARRSLGWVPFKVGAAVWKNGQVVFNRQHFKVWDSYGLAGFKFRSGSFNEDSRGRWYFNVVVEVDRQLSPGQDAVGIDLGLKTTATCSDGDRLESGRFYRDLESALGTAQRAGKKARVRAIHAKIANRRKDALHKFSNALVARCGVIVVGDVNSLKLAKTRMAKSVLDAGWGQLKTMLEYKCDHAGTVFKVVSERNTTQTCSSCKQLPDSRPRGIAGLGIREWTCCGCGVTHDRDVNAAKNILALGHERPVVGIPAL, encoded by the coding sequence ATGAACGCGACCAGAACCCTCAAGGTTCGAGTGCGAGACAAGCACGCAGCGCAGCTGCGTGAAGCTTCTCGCGCTGTGAATTTTGTGTGGAACTACGTGAACGAGTTGAGCTGTCGCTCGATTCGTGAGCATGGTCGTTTTCTGTCGGCGTTCGACATTCACAAGTACACCAACGGGGCCGGCAAAGACCTGGGACTGCACAGCCAATCGGTGCAGGCTGTTGCCGACGAATATGTCACACGGCGCAAGCAGTTCAAAAAGCGCCAGCTACGCTGGCGCTGCTCGGGCGGCGCCCGGCGCAGTCTGGGCTGGGTGCCCTTCAAGGTCGGCGCGGCTGTCTGGAAAAACGGCCAGGTCGTCTTCAACAGACAGCACTTCAAGGTCTGGGACAGCTACGGCCTGGCGGGCTTTAAATTCAGATCCGGTAGCTTCAACGAGGACAGCCGTGGACGCTGGTATTTCAACGTCGTGGTCGAGGTCGACCGGCAGTTATCGCCAGGCCAGGACGCGGTGGGTATCGACCTCGGACTGAAAACCACGGCCACCTGCAGCGACGGTGATCGCCTTGAAAGCGGCAGGTTCTACCGGGATCTGGAGAGCGCGCTGGGCACGGCCCAGCGCGCCGGCAAGAAGGCCCGTGTGCGGGCGATTCACGCCAAAATTGCGAACCGCCGCAAGGATGCCCTGCATAAGTTCAGCAACGCGCTGGTCGCGCGTTGTGGCGTCATTGTGGTGGGCGATGTGAACTCACTGAAACTCGCGAAAACCAGGATGGCCAAGTCGGTGCTGGACGCCGGCTGGGGCCAATTGAAAACCATGCTGGAATACAAATGCGATCACGCAGGCACGGTTTTCAAGGTTGTCAGCGAGAGAAACACCACCCAAACCTGTTCGAGCTGCAAGCAATTGCCGGACTCGAGGCCGAGAGGTATCGCAGGGCTTGGAATAAGGGAATGGACTTGTTGTGGGTGCGGTGTCACCCACGACCGCGACGTCAACGCCGCAAAGAACATTCTCGCGCTCGGGCATGAGCGTCCAGTTGTGGGAATCCCAGCCCTTTAG
- a CDS encoding glycosyl transferase family protein, whose protein sequence is MTSLYWPYWLAHYYSYLEAATLVVAVIILISSLDDLIVDLWYWARRLYRKYTAERRYRPLTEAQLLARDQQPMAIMVPAWLEYDVIAPMIENMVSTLDYKHYVVFVGTYINDQRTIDEVERMRRRYKQLHRVEVPHAGPTCKADCLNWVIQAIFHYEKTHGMSFAGTVLHDSEDVLHPLELRLFNYLLPRKDMIQLPVVSLERNWYEWVAGTYMDEFAEWHGKDLVVRESMTDTVPSAGVGTCFSRRALEVLAAENQNQPFNTDSLTEDYDVGARLAKYGMNAIFVRFPVQFRVLRKSWFRKPYESTLNMPLCVREFFPDTFRTAFRQKARWTLGIGLQGWEQMGWSGSLANRYLLFRDRKGIVTSFVSILAYLILIQLVALIVLRYSGLWDTSFPTLFDNSDLLSVLLLANGAALLWRMAHRFYFTSVLYGWQHGLLSIPRMVVGNFVNFMAAARAWRMFLIGKLLGRKLVWDKTMHDFPSTDLVASAPRKLGSVLLSWQAISDERLQSALDEQHSRPLPLGRILLSRGWLDDETLAEAIAFQNDLPRIFDLQAQCQDDLLDHALVLRWRAVALGANEHGQPRIAVTSPLSDEALQQISIALGGEPLQLIARESEINAQLRRIGAATHGQQPAKGTPLLGDLLIEAGLIDRTVFDRAMLNYQPQQHGRIGDYLVDLGVLPRETIEQAVERQYRFEPMESTP, encoded by the coding sequence ATGACCTCGCTCTACTGGCCGTACTGGCTGGCTCATTACTACAGCTACCTGGAAGCCGCGACCCTGGTGGTCGCGGTGATCATCCTCATCTCCAGCCTCGACGACCTGATCGTCGACCTGTGGTACTGGGCGCGGCGGCTGTACCGCAAGTACACCGCCGAGCGCCGCTACCGGCCATTGACCGAGGCGCAGTTGCTGGCCCGTGACCAGCAACCCATGGCCATCATGGTCCCGGCCTGGCTGGAGTACGACGTCATCGCGCCGATGATCGAAAACATGGTCTCGACCCTGGACTACAAGCATTACGTGGTCTTCGTCGGGACTTACATCAATGACCAGCGCACCATTGATGAAGTCGAACGGATGCGCCGCCGTTACAAGCAACTGCACCGCGTCGAGGTACCGCATGCCGGGCCGACCTGCAAGGCCGACTGCCTGAACTGGGTGATCCAGGCGATCTTCCACTACGAGAAAACCCACGGCATGAGCTTTGCCGGCACCGTGCTGCATGACAGCGAAGACGTGCTGCATCCGCTGGAGCTGCGCCTGTTCAACTACCTGCTGCCGCGCAAGGACATGATCCAGTTGCCGGTGGTATCGCTGGAGCGTAACTGGTACGAGTGGGTGGCAGGCACTTACATGGACGAGTTCGCCGAATGGCACGGCAAGGATCTGGTGGTGCGCGAAAGCATGACCGACACCGTGCCTTCGGCCGGGGTCGGCACCTGTTTCTCACGGCGCGCCCTGGAAGTGCTGGCAGCGGAAAACCAGAACCAGCCGTTCAACACCGACAGCCTGACCGAGGACTACGACGTCGGTGCGCGCCTGGCCAAATACGGCATGAACGCGATTTTTGTGCGCTTCCCGGTGCAGTTCCGGGTGCTGCGCAAGTCGTGGTTTCGCAAGCCGTATGAATCGACCCTGAACATGCCGCTGTGCGTGCGCGAGTTCTTTCCCGATACCTTCCGCACCGCGTTCCGCCAGAAAGCCCGCTGGACCCTGGGCATCGGCCTGCAGGGCTGGGAGCAGATGGGCTGGAGCGGCTCGCTGGCCAACCGTTATCTGTTGTTTCGCGACCGCAAGGGTATCGTCACCTCGTTCGTCAGCATCCTGGCCTACCTCATCCTGATTCAACTGGTGGCGCTGATCGTGCTGCGCTACAGCGGCCTGTGGGATACCAGCTTTCCGACCCTGTTCGATAACAGTGACCTGTTGAGTGTCCTGTTGCTGGCCAACGGCGCGGCACTGCTGTGGCGTATGGCCCACCGTTTCTATTTCACCAGCGTGCTGTACGGCTGGCAGCACGGGCTGTTGTCGATCCCGCGCATGGTGGTAGGCAACTTCGTCAACTTCATGGCCGCCGCCCGCGCCTGGCGCATGTTCCTGATTGGCAAGCTGCTGGGGCGCAAGCTGGTCTGGGACAAGACCATGCACGACTTCCCCTCCACCGACCTGGTGGCCAGCGCGCCGCGCAAGCTGGGCAGCGTGCTGCTGTCGTGGCAGGCGATCAGTGATGAGCGGCTGCAAAGCGCATTGGATGAACAGCACAGCCGTCCCCTGCCGCTGGGCCGAATCCTGCTGAGCCGTGGCTGGCTGGATGACGAAACCCTGGCCGAGGCGATCGCCTTTCAAAATGACCTGCCACGTATCTTCGACCTGCAGGCGCAGTGTCAGGATGACCTGCTCGACCATGCGCTCGTCCTGCGCTGGCGTGCCGTGGCGCTGGGCGCAAATGAACACGGCCAGCCACGCATCGCCGTGACCAGCCCGCTGAGCGACGAAGCGCTGCAGCAAATCAGCATCGCGCTGGGCGGTGAGCCGTTGCAGTTGATTGCCCGGGAAAGCGAAATCAACGCCCAACTGCGCCGGATCGGCGCCGCCACACACGGCCAGCAACCTGCCAAAGGCACGCCGCTGCTCGGCGACTTGCTGATCGAAGCCGGGCTGATCGACCGTACGGTGTTCGACCGGGCGATGCTCAATTATCAGCCACAACAACACGGAAGAATCGGCGACTACCTGGTGGATCTGGGCGTGTTGCCGCGCGAGACCATCGAACAGGCCGTTGAACGCCAATACCGTTTTGAGCCAATGGAGTCCACGCCATGA
- the wecB gene encoding non-hydrolyzing UDP-N-acetylglucosamine 2-epimerase: protein MASNQPKVRILSIFGTRPEAIKMAPLVKALAAEPGISSRVCVTGQHQHMLHQVLELFELKADYSLEVMRPNQGLNGLTAALFEAIDPMLEIAQPDRVLVHGDTTTAMVAAMAAFHRRIPVGHVEAGLRTGDIRQPWPEEMNRRSIDMTADLLFAPTAEARRHLLGERQQGRSFVTGNTVIDALQQTARRIERDSELRQRLDHQFSFLLPSRKVLLVTGHRRENFGAGFLDICKALRTLAQRPDIQIVYPVHLNPNVKGPVTEQLGNLGNVHLIEPLDYLSFVRLMQRAHVVLTDSGGVQEEAPSLGKPVLVMRDVTERPEAVAAGTVRLVGTAPQSIVEGVSALYDDDLLWRRTAQANNPYGDGKACTRIVDALMGRPVDDFVPGQADWPRADWLQNTASLPPAAHSAYSRPFNS from the coding sequence ATCGCTAGCAACCAACCCAAAGTCCGTATTCTGTCCATCTTCGGCACTCGCCCCGAGGCCATCAAGATGGCACCGCTGGTCAAGGCGCTGGCCGCCGAGCCCGGTATCAGTTCACGGGTCTGTGTCACTGGCCAGCATCAACACATGCTGCACCAGGTGCTGGAACTGTTTGAGCTCAAAGCCGATTACAGCCTGGAGGTCATGCGCCCCAATCAAGGGCTCAACGGCCTGACCGCCGCACTGTTCGAGGCCATCGACCCGATGCTGGAGATTGCCCAGCCCGACCGGGTGCTGGTCCACGGCGATACCACCACGGCCATGGTCGCCGCGATGGCCGCCTTCCACCGGCGTATTCCGGTAGGCCACGTCGAGGCCGGGCTGCGTACCGGCGATATCCGCCAGCCATGGCCTGAAGAGATGAACCGGCGCAGTATCGACATGACCGCCGACCTGCTGTTCGCCCCCACCGCTGAGGCGCGTCGCCATCTGCTTGGCGAACGCCAGCAGGGCCGTTCGTTCGTCACCGGTAACACGGTCATCGACGCCTTGCAGCAAACGGCCCGGCGCATCGAACGCGACAGCGAACTGCGCCAGCGCCTGGACCACCAGTTCAGCTTTCTGCTGCCCAGCCGCAAGGTGTTGCTGGTGACCGGTCACCGGCGCGAGAACTTCGGCGCAGGTTTTCTCGATATCTGCAAGGCGCTGCGTACCTTGGCACAGCGTCCGGATATCCAGATCGTTTACCCGGTGCACCTGAACCCCAACGTCAAGGGCCCGGTCACCGAGCAGTTGGGCAACCTCGGCAACGTGCACCTGATCGAGCCACTGGATTACCTGTCCTTCGTGCGCCTGATGCAACGCGCCCACGTAGTGCTGACCGACTCCGGCGGCGTTCAGGAAGAGGCGCCGTCGCTGGGCAAACCGGTGCTGGTGATGCGCGACGTCACCGAGCGCCCGGAAGCCGTGGCCGCTGGCACCGTGCGGCTGGTCGGCACCGCGCCGCAGTCGATTGTCGAGGGCGTCAGTGCGCTGTATGACGACGACCTGCTCTGGCGCCGCACAGCCCAGGCCAACAATCCCTATGGCGACGGCAAAGCCTGCACGCGCATCGTCGATGCACTGATGGGCCGACCGGTCGATGATTTCGTTCCCGGCCAGGCCGACTGGCCCCGCGCAGACTGGCTACAAAATACCGCAAGCCTGCCACCGGCGGCGCACTCAGCGTATTCACGGCCGTTCAACTCCTAG